The Zhihengliuella sp. ISTPL4 genomic interval GTGGGAGCGATCCCGCAAGAGCGAATCGTGTCACGACTCATTCGGAGACCTTCGCCCCTTCCGGTCTCCGCATCGCGAGCAGTGCCGGGACCAGGGCCCCGAAGAACAGCGCGAGCGCGATGCCGAGAAGGGTCTCCAGGGTGCGTTCCAGGAACCGGGCGGCAGGGGGCTCGGCCGAGGTCGACAGCAGCAGGGTGAGCACCAGGAAGGTCGTGAAGGCCGGCGCGACGTACCACCTGCTCTCCTGCACGGCGCAGAGGGACCCGAGAGTGAGGCCGATGGCCACGCCGACCATCGCCCCGTTCGGGGACAGCACGGCGAAGCCGGCGGCGGCCAGCGCCCCGACGAGCACGGAGGTCGCACGTCCGACGCTCCGCAGCACGAGTTGCCCGCGCACCGGGCGCATGACGAGCAGCACCGCACCGGTGGCCCAGCCCACGTGCTCGAGCCCCAGCGCGAAGCCGATGGCGGCCGCTGTCGCCGCGGCCGCCCCCAGCAGCACCCCGTAGACGACCATGGCGCGCCCCTTCGGCACGGCAGCCGGCGTACCGTCACCGATCGATCGTTCCGGCCAGAGCAGTGCCACGAGCCATGCGTAGACGGAACCCGCGAGGATCGCGGCCGCCACGGCGATCGTGGCGGCCGAGAACGGAAAGCTGAGGCCGATGCCGACCAGGGGCAGGACGAGGGTCAGTGCGAGCTGTCCCGCGCGCCCTCGCGCCGCGAGCATGCTGGCCCCCACGGAGAGCAGGGCGAGAGCGAGCACGGCGAGGACCGGCACCAGGGCGAGTGCCGCCCCGAGCAAGAGGCCCAGAGCGACGAGGGCACCGAGGAACGGGATCGCCGCCCTGGCCCGTCGCCGCGGGGGCAGTCCGACGACGGCTGCCGGCAGGACCCCGATGCTCAGCGCCAGTGCGACCGCGGGGTCGAACGGCGCGACGACGATCGTGGGCACGGCGTAGAGCACACCGAGACCGAATCGCGACCACTGCCAGCTCAGGGCCCCGCGCGCCGCCATCCCGGCCTCGCTCCCCGGTGCTGGCTGCGGCTGGGCATCGTCTCCCCCGTCTCGGTCGTCCCAGGATTCCTCCGTGCCGTCAGCCTAGGGAGGGGGCGGCCGCACGTCAGCGCTCGTCGGGCACTTCACCCGGGTGAACGCCGCCGCTCGGCTCGGCATCGGCGGAGGCCTGGAGCCCCGCCTCGACGGCGGGGTGCACGCGCCCCGCCTCGGCCAACGCGGTGTACCACGGCGTCCGCGCCGCGACGACGACGGCGTCCTGCGGCAGGGCGGCGAGCTGGAGCTGCACGCCGAGCTGACTCAGCTCCCGATCGAGGGACTCCAGCGCGTCGAGCACCGTGATCGACATCACGACCTGCTGCGGCAGACCGAGGACCACCGTGCGCACCGGTTCGGCCTGAGCGGTGACGGTCTCGACGATGAGGCGCTCGTTGGCGAGCGCATTCGCGGTGTACAACCCTCGCTCGAGCTCCAGACCGAGCGCGCTTCCCCGCCGGTCCACCACGCGGACGCGAGGGATGTTCAGCTCACGCAGCACGAGGACCAGCGTCACCACGACGCCGACGGCCACGGCAGGGAGGAGCCCCGCCGTCAGACCGATCGCCGCGACGGCGGTGGCCACCCAGAAGTCCATCCTGCTGATGCGCGCCCACCGCACGAGCTCGGGGATGTTGATGAGTCCGGCCACCGCGGTGAAGACCATCGCGGCGAGCGTCGCCTCGGGGAGCAAACTGAGCACGGGGGCGAGGAAGAGCGCGACGAGGACGGCGAGCGCCACGGTCGTCAGCGTCGCGAGCTGGGAACGGGCACCGGCACCCTGGTTGACGGCGCTCTGCGAGAATCCCCCCGCCGCCGGCATGGCCGCGAAGAACGCGCCGACGGTGTTCGCCGCCCCGGTCGCGAACAACTCCTGATCGCTGTCGATCTGCGGTTCCCTCGCCTGGCGCAGACTCCGCGCGACAGCAGCGGACTCGAGGAAGGCCATCACCGCGATGGCGAGCGCCCCAGGGACGAGTGCGACCGCCTCCGAGACGTCGGGGATGCCCGGGGTCGGGAGGCCGCCGGCCACCGGCGCGATCAGGTCGACGCCGAGATCGTCGATTCCGCCGATCCCCACGAGCAGCATCCCCCCGGCGACGACGACGAGCGTGCCGGGGACCCGCGGGGCGAAGCGCTTGAGCAGGAGCAGGGTGGCGATGGAGCCGACCGAGAGCAGGACGGTGGGCACGTTGACGCTGTCGAATGCTCCGCCGACGGCGAAGAGAGAGCGGAGGAACCCGTGGCCGGAGAAGTCGAAGGACTCCCCCAGGAGCTTCGGGAGCTGCCCCACCGCGACGGTCGCCCCGACGCCGATCTTCAATCCGAGGACGGTGGCTCCGCTGATGTTCTCGACGAGCGACCCCAGTCGGCAGGCACGCGCCAGCAGCAGGACGACGCCGACGAGGAGAGTGAGCATCATGAGCGCACCGATCGCGTCGTCCGCGCCCGCGGCGACACCCGCCGAGACCAGCGTCGTCGCGGTGAGGGTGGCGATGGTCGACGTCGTGGAGACGCTCATCGCCCTGCTGCCGCCCAGGAGCGCGTACACGAACATCGGCACGATGCACGTGTAGAGACCGACTTCGACCGGGAGGTTCGCGATGGTGGCGTACGCCATGGCCTGCGGCACCACGACCGCACCCGCGGACAGTCCGGCCAGCACATCGCGCACGATCCAGCGGCGCTGGTAGCCGTCCAGGGTGCTCAGCAACCAGGACGGTCTGCGCGCTGCGCTCATAAGGGGCTCCCTCCGCCGTCGAGGGAAGCGTACTGCCGGCGGCACGGCCGCGGAGGACCGGGAGCCTCTCGGTCGGCGAGTCACCAGGGTGAACTCGACGCGGAACCGGTGCGCCGGCGCCACGCCCGCCGGTATGGTCCCAGCGTGCCCCCGGCCACGGCGGGCACCGAGAGAGGAGCAGTCATGGGATTTTGGGCATCGTTCTGGGACATCATCTGGTGGTTCCTGTGGATCTTCGCCTTCACCGCGTATCTCTTCGCGCTGTTCGCGATCATCGGGGACCTGTTCCGTGACCACAAGCTGAGCGGCTGGTGGAAGGCGGTGTGGGTCTTCTTCCTGATCTTCGTCCCGTTCCTCACCGCGCTCGTGTACCTCATCGCCCGCGGCAACGGCATGGCCGAACGCAGCGCCGCTGAGGCCCGGCGGGCGCAGGAGGCCGCGAACGCGTACATCCAGCAGGTCGCGGGCAGCAGTCCGAGCGAGGAGATCGCCAAGGCCAAGGCCCTCCTCGACGCCGGCACGATCACGCCGGACGAGTACTCGCTCCTCAAAGTGAAGGCTCTCCAGTAACACGGCGAGCGGCTGCCACCGGCCGGAGGAGGCTGCGGTATGGACCTGCAGGATCTCCTGCCCACCGACATCGATTGGTGGCAGCTGCTGCTCGCGCTGCTCGTCGCGATCGCGACCTGGATCCTCTCCCGGTTCGCGCGCCGCGGCACCACCGCCCTCCTCCGCCGCGCGCCGGGGATCTCGGCCGCCGTCGGGACCGCGATCGCGCAGTTCGTCGGCTACGCCATCCTCCTGCTGGGCTTCGGCATCGCCCTCGCGATGCTCGGCGCCAACGTGCAGCCCCTCCTCGCGATCGTCGTCATCCTCGGTATCGTCGCGATCCTCGTGCTCCGCGGTGTCGCCGACAACTTCGCTGCGGGGGTGCTACTGCAGGCGCGACAGACCGTCCGCATCGGCGACGAGATCGTCGTCGAAGCGCTGGACACGGTGATCGCCGGCACGGTGACCGAGCTCAACGCCCGCGCCGTCATCCTGCACACCGTGGACGGCCGCACCCTCCACATCCCGAACGCGCGACTGCTCTCCGACCCGGTCGTCAACGACTCCACGCACGGAGCCCGACGCAGCGACGTGGAGGTCCGAGTGCGGCGGAACGGATCGACGCGGATCGACGATCTCCTCGGACCGCTCATCGCCGCCGCATCGACGGCGGAGGGTGTGCACCGCGGGGAGGCCGTCCGGGCGCTCGTGCTCAGCGTGAGCGACGACCGACTGATCGCGCGGCTGCAGTTCTGGCATCACCCGTTGCACGGAGCTGCGGTGAGCGCCGCCGTCGTGGTCGCCGTGTTCGACGCTCTCGGCGCGCTCGGCGTGACCGGCACGGTCACCAGCGTCCCTGCCGCGCCTCCGCTGGTACCCTCCGATCCCGTCTAGGACACGGGTGCGCGATGTCGGTCCCCTCGGGCAAGATCGGGCCATGGACATCACCTTCCTGCAGCCGGACGGCCTCGTCCGCAGCCCGGCCTTCAGCCACGCCGCCGTCATTCCCGGCGGAGCCACCACCGTCTACATCGGCGGGCAGAACGGCGTCGATGCCTCCGGCGCCGTCGTCTCCTCCGATGTCGGCGCACAGTCGCTCCGCGCTCTCGACAACGCGCGGCTCGCGCTGGAGTCCGCGGGGGCGACGCTCGACGACGTCGTGAGTTGGACCATCCTCATCCACCAGGACGCTGATCTGCGAGCGGCGTACGGCGCCGTGGCCTCCACCCTCGCCCGGGACGGTGCTCCGCCTCTGGTGACCGCCGCCCGGGTGGCTGGCCTCGGCGTGCCCGGAGCCCTCATCGAGGTGAGCGCGATCGCGGCGATGGTCGGCGACTGATCAGATGCGGCCGCGTACGGGCGTGCGCTCGACACCGTCCGGCACGTCGGGCATGGTCATCTCGGCACGCACGCCGAGGAGCCGCACCTCCCGGTCACCGTCGAGGGTCTCGCCCAGGGCGAGCGCCGCCGCGACGACCTCCTCGCGGTCCGTCGTCGGCGCCAGGAGCTTCCGGCCGAAGGTCTTCGTCTCGAACGGCGCGTACCGCACCTTGAGGTGCACCCGCATCACCGGACGCTTTTCGGCGGCGCAGTCGTCGAACGCCTGTCCCGCGAGCTCCTTCAGCGCCGCCTGCACGGCGTCGCGTGTCGTGAGGTTCTGCTGATACGTGGTCTCCCGACTGTGACTTCGCGCGACCCAGGGCGTGTTGTCCACGATGCGGGGCCCCAGCCCGGAACCCAGGCCGAGGTACCACCGCCCCATCTTCGGGCCGAACTCCGCCACGAGCGCCGCCTCGTCCGCCGCCGCGAGTTCCCGCACCGTGATGATGCCGTGCCCCGCGAGCCTCTTCTGGACCTTCGGTCCCACACCCCAGAGGTCACGGGTGGGCCGGTCTCCCATCACGGCGAACCAGTTGTCGCCCGTCAGCCGGAAGACGCCCTGCGGCTTGCCGAACTCCGTCGCGATCTTCGCCCGCACCTTGTTGTCACCGATCCCGACGGAACAGTGCAGACCCGTGGCCTCCTGCACCGCCTGTTGCGCGGTCCGCGCCACCACCTCCGGCTCGTCGGTGGTGACGCCGAGGAAGCACTCGTCCCACCCGATCACCTCGAGCACCATATCCGGCAGTGTCCGCAGCGCCGCCATCACCTCGTCGGATGCACGCTCGTACTCCGCGTGATCCACGGGCAGGAACACCGCGTCCTCCGGCGCTTTCCGCGCCGCGATCTTCAACGGCATCCCCGAGCCGATCCCGAAGGCACGGGCCTCGTACGACGCGGTCGACACGACCGCTCGCTCCGTCGGGTCTCCCCGTCCCCCGACGATCAGCGGGCGCCCCGCGAGCTCCGGGCGGCGTCGCACCTCGACCGCGGCGATGAACTGGTCCATGTCGACGTGCAGCACCCACTCGGCCATGCATCGAGTGTGACCGCTGACGGCCGGGAAGTCACCCCGTCAGACGAGGAAGATCGGCAGGAGTCCCGGGTTGTGGGCGTGGACGAGGACGGCGAAGACGACGGCATCGAAGAGCAGGTGCACCGTGACGACGTAGGCCAGCGAGTGCGTCCGGAGGAAGATGAACCCCTGCAGGAGCGCGAACGGGATGGTCAGCAGCGGCCCCCACTCCCGGTACCCCAGCTCCCAGAGGAAGGAGACGAACACGACGGCCTGCAGCACGTTCGCCAGCGCATCGGGGAAATGACGGCGCAGCAGCGCGAAGACGGTGCAGATGAAGAACAGCTCGTCCCAGATGCCGACCGCGCCGACGCCGACGAAGAGCCGGGCGATGAGGTCCGGCGTGTCCACAACCGGCCAGTTCTGGTACACACCGCTGGTGATGAAGTAGTAAGGCAGGATCAGCCAGCCGAGCACGAGCACGGCGACGAGCCAGCCCCAGTGGAGCTTCCCCCAGCGCTGCCCCGTCCGCCAGGGGAACCGGATCGCGCGGTCTCGGAAGGCGAATCGCGAGAGCAGATAAGGCACGAGCACCGCGCCGCCGAGCGCGAGCGTGAAGCGCAGCATCGCCAGGTTGTCGAGCTCAGCCGCGAGGGGGATGACGCTCACGATCAGCATGCCGACCGCGATCAGGGCGAGGTCTCTGGTGAGCGACGGCGACCGGGGGCCGTCGGCCGCGGTGCGTGCCTGCCCGCGGCGTTCGAGAACCGCGGCGATCGCGAGCCCGAGCGCCAGCAGCAGCCAGCCGAGCCAGGGCAGCGCCGCGACGAAGAAGGCGGGGGCGGCACCGCACACCAGTGCTGCCGGCACGACCCGCGCGCCCACGGGGGCGACCGTCGGGGCCTGGGTCATGCACGCTCCCGTCGGCGATAGACGAGATCACGGATGTCGCGACCCTTCGCGATGCCCTTCCGCTCGAAGGCGGTCATCACGCGACCGTCGAACCGCTCGGCCCAGTCGCCGTCGAACGCCCGCTCGAAGACGGGATCAGCGTCGAGGACCTCGCGCATCTGCAGCGCGTAGTCCTCCCAGTCCGTCGCCAGCCGGAGCAACCCGCCGTCGCGCAGCGCCCGTGCAGCCGTGCCGCCGAACCCCGGACGCACCAGACGACGCTTGGTGTGGCGCTTCTTGTGCCAAGGATCGGGGAAGAAGATCCACACCTCGGCCGCCGCGGCCTCCGGCAGGTACGAGGAGAGCACCTCCGGCGCGTTGGCCTCGACGACGCGCAGATTCCGGGCGCCTGCCCGATCCGCGTCGAGCATGGTCCGGGCGACCCCGGCTCGGAAGACCTCCACGGCGAGGAAGTCGTCGTGCGGACGGCTCGTGGCGGCCGCGACGATGGCGTGCCCCTGACCCGATCCGATCTCGACGAAGAGATCCGCCTCCCTGCCGTACTCGGCAGCGATGTCGAGCCGTGCATCGGGGTGCACGGAGGTCCACGCCACCGCGCGCGGCACATCCAGCAGGTAGTGCGGGGCGAGGTCGGAGAAGGCGCGCTCCTGCGCCTCGGACATCCGGCCGCTCCGGCGCACGAAGGACACCGGTTCGTCGCGGAAAGTACGCGGTTCGGGCATGGATCCAGGGTAGCTGTCGGCGGCGCCGCGCCCCGACGCGCTCAGACGACGGGCTCGGTGACGAAGTCGATCAGCTCCTCCACGCGGCCGAGGAGGGCGGGCTCGAGGTCGCGATAGGTCGTGACCTTCGACAGGATGTGCTGCCAGGCGCGGGCTGTGTCCGCCTGCGTGTCGTGCGGCCAGCCGAAGGCCCGGCAGATGCCGGTCTTCCAGTCGACGCCGCGCGGGATCTCCGGCCACGCCGCGATCCCGAGCGCGCGCGGGGTGACGCACTGCCAGACGTCGACGAAAGGGTGTCCGACGATGCGGACGTGACGGCCGTGCGGGCCGCGGGCGACGGCGTCGGCGATGCGCGACTCCTTCGACCCCGGTACGAGGTGGTCGACGAGCACGCCGTAGCGCCGCCGCGCGCTCGGCGGCTCCGCCGCGAGGAGTTCGTCGAGCAGGTCCACGCCCTGCAGGTACTCGACGACGACGCCCTCGACGCGCAGGTCCGCCCCCCACACCTTCTCCACCAGCTCGGCATCGTGCCGTCCCTCGACGAGGATGCGGCTGGGGAGCGCCGTCCGCGCGCGCTGGTCCGCGACGGCGAAGGAGCCGGACGCCGTGCGGCGCGGGCCCTGCGCGGAGGCGGAAGGCACCGCGAGGCGGACCGGCGCGCCGTCGATGAGGAAGCCGCCGCCGAGGGGGAACAGGCGCCGCCGCCCGAGCCGATCCTCGAGTTCCACGGTGCCGCCCTGCACCTTCGTGACCGCCCCGCAGAAGCCGTCCGCCGCGACCTCGACCACGAGGTCGAGCTCCGCGGCCACCTGCGGCACGGGCTTCGCACCCCGCTCACGCCATCCTGCCGCCAGCACGTCCGCTCCGTACCTGTCGTCCATGCCTTCCAGCGTATGTGTCTCCGCTGAGGGCGAACGGTGAGACGCGCGCGAGTGCTGTCGCGTGTCGGACCCAATGCATAGACTCGACACATGGGGCTCGGCTGCCGGTCGGAGGGAACACGATGACGA includes:
- a CDS encoding FUSC family protein gives rise to the protein MAARGALSWQWSRFGLGVLYAVPTIVVAPFDPAVALALSIGVLPAAVVGLPPRRRARAAIPFLGALVALGLLLGAALALVPVLAVLALALLSVGASMLAARGRAGQLALTLVLPLVGIGLSFPFSAATIAVAAAILAGSVYAWLVALLWPERSIGDGTPAAVPKGRAMVVYGVLLGAAAATAAAIGFALGLEHVGWATGAVLLVMRPVRGQLVLRSVGRATSVLVGALAAAGFAVLSPNGAMVGVAIGLTLGSLCAVQESRWYVAPAFTTFLVLTLLLSTSAEPPAARFLERTLETLLGIALALFFGALVPALLAMRRPEGAKVSE
- a CDS encoding SulP family inorganic anion transporter, with amino-acid sequence MSAARRPSWLLSTLDGYQRRWIVRDVLAGLSAGAVVVPQAMAYATIANLPVEVGLYTCIVPMFVYALLGGSRAMSVSTTSTIATLTATTLVSAGVAAGADDAIGALMMLTLLVGVVLLLARACRLGSLVENISGATVLGLKIGVGATVAVGQLPKLLGESFDFSGHGFLRSLFAVGGAFDSVNVPTVLLSVGSIATLLLLKRFAPRVPGTLVVVAGGMLLVGIGGIDDLGVDLIAPVAGGLPTPGIPDVSEAVALVPGALAIAVMAFLESAAVARSLRQAREPQIDSDQELFATGAANTVGAFFAAMPAAGGFSQSAVNQGAGARSQLATLTTVALAVLVALFLAPVLSLLPEATLAAMVFTAVAGLINIPELVRWARISRMDFWVATAVAAIGLTAGLLPAVAVGVVVTLVLVLRELNIPRVRVVDRRGSALGLELERGLYTANALANERLIVETVTAQAEPVRTVVLGLPQQVVMSITVLDALESLDRELSQLGVQLQLAALPQDAVVVAARTPWYTALAEAGRVHPAVEAGLQASADAEPSGGVHPGEVPDER
- a CDS encoding PLDc N-terminal domain-containing protein, producing MGFWASFWDIIWWFLWIFAFTAYLFALFAIIGDLFRDHKLSGWWKAVWVFFLIFVPFLTALVYLIARGNGMAERSAAEARRAQEAANAYIQQVAGSSPSEEIAKAKALLDAGTITPDEYSLLKVKALQ
- a CDS encoding mechanosensitive ion channel family protein, with protein sequence MDLQDLLPTDIDWWQLLLALLVAIATWILSRFARRGTTALLRRAPGISAAVGTAIAQFVGYAILLLGFGIALAMLGANVQPLLAIVVILGIVAILVLRGVADNFAAGVLLQARQTVRIGDEIVVEALDTVIAGTVTELNARAVILHTVDGRTLHIPNARLLSDPVVNDSTHGARRSDVEVRVRRNGSTRIDDLLGPLIAAASTAEGVHRGEAVRALVLSVSDDRLIARLQFWHHPLHGAAVSAAVVVAVFDALGALGVTGTVTSVPAAPPLVPSDPV
- a CDS encoding RidA family protein, which codes for MDITFLQPDGLVRSPAFSHAAVIPGGATTVYIGGQNGVDASGAVVSSDVGAQSLRALDNARLALESAGATLDDVVSWTILIHQDADLRAAYGAVASTLARDGAPPLVTAARVAGLGVPGALIEVSAIAAMVGD
- a CDS encoding DNA polymerase IV, translated to MAEWVLHVDMDQFIAAVEVRRRPELAGRPLIVGGRGDPTERAVVSTASYEARAFGIGSGMPLKIAARKAPEDAVFLPVDHAEYERASDEVMAALRTLPDMVLEVIGWDECFLGVTTDEPEVVARTAQQAVQEATGLHCSVGIGDNKVRAKIATEFGKPQGVFRLTGDNWFAVMGDRPTRDLWGVGPKVQKRLAGHGIITVRELAAADEAALVAEFGPKMGRWYLGLGSGLGPRIVDNTPWVARSHSRETTYQQNLTTRDAVQAALKELAGQAFDDCAAEKRPVMRVHLKVRYAPFETKTFGRKLLAPTTDREEVVAAALALGETLDGDREVRLLGVRAEMTMPDVPDGVERTPVRGRI
- a CDS encoding CPBP family intramembrane glutamic endopeptidase, whose translation is MTQAPTVAPVGARVVPAALVCGAAPAFFVAALPWLGWLLLALGLAIAAVLERRGQARTAADGPRSPSLTRDLALIAVGMLIVSVIPLAAELDNLAMLRFTLALGGAVLVPYLLSRFAFRDRAIRFPWRTGQRWGKLHWGWLVAVLVLGWLILPYYFITSGVYQNWPVVDTPDLIARLFVGVGAVGIWDELFFICTVFALLRRHFPDALANVLQAVVFVSFLWELGYREWGPLLTIPFALLQGFIFLRTHSLAYVVTVHLLFDAVVFAVLVHAHNPGLLPIFLV
- the trmB gene encoding tRNA (guanosine(46)-N7)-methyltransferase TrmB translates to MPEPRTFRDEPVSFVRRSGRMSEAQERAFSDLAPHYLLDVPRAVAWTSVHPDARLDIAAEYGREADLFVEIGSGQGHAIVAAATSRPHDDFLAVEVFRAGVARTMLDADRAGARNLRVVEANAPEVLSSYLPEAAAAEVWIFFPDPWHKKRHTKRRLVRPGFGGTAARALRDGGLLRLATDWEDYALQMREVLDADPVFERAFDGDWAERFDGRVMTAFERKGIAKGRDIRDLVYRRRERA
- a CDS encoding DUF3097 domain-containing protein produces the protein MDDRYGADVLAAGWRERGAKPVPQVAAELDLVVEVAADGFCGAVTKVQGGTVELEDRLGRRRLFPLGGGFLIDGAPVRLAVPSASAQGPRRTASGSFAVADQRARTALPSRILVEGRHDAELVEKVWGADLRVEGVVVEYLQGVDLLDELLAAEPPSARRRYGVLVDHLVPGSKESRIADAVARGPHGRHVRIVGHPFVDVWQCVTPRALGIAAWPEIPRGVDWKTGICRAFGWPHDTQADTARAWQHILSKVTTYRDLEPALLGRVEELIDFVTEPVV